The following proteins come from a genomic window of Pseudomonas cichorii:
- a CDS encoding sugar ABC transporter ATP-binding protein — protein MSAPVQDAVLSISGIGKTYAQPVLGDIDLTLMRGEVLALTGENGAGKSTLSKIIGGLVVPDAGVMSFQGQPYQPANRTQAEKLGVRMVMQELNLLPTLTVAENLFLDDMPRCLGWIDRKVLRENAIKAMAQVGLEAIDPDTLVGDLGIGHQQMVEIARNLAGDCHVLILDEPTAMLTSREVEMLFEQVSRLQARGVSIIYISHRLEELARVAQRIAVLRDGKLVCVEPIARYDSEQLVTLMVGRELGEHIDMGARQIGEVALSVKGLGRAGKVQDVSFQVRRGEIFGISGLIGAGRTELLRLIYGADKADTGSIEVGQPLREVTIRSPADAVEHGIALITEDRKGEGLLMSQSISANVALGNMPAISRGGVVSARDELALAQRQVAAMRIRSSSPAQLVSELSGGNQQKVVIGRWLERDCPVMLFDEPTRGIDVGAKFDIYALLGELTRQGRALVVVSSDLRELMLICDRIGVLSAGRLIDTFERDNWTQDQLLAAAFAGYQKRDALLSEAAPRNDS, from the coding sequence ATGTCAGCACCTGTCCAGGATGCTGTTCTGTCCATCAGCGGTATCGGCAAGACCTACGCCCAACCGGTGCTTGGCGATATCGATCTGACGCTGATGCGCGGCGAAGTGCTGGCCTTGACCGGCGAGAACGGCGCAGGCAAAAGCACTTTGTCGAAGATCATCGGCGGGCTGGTCGTGCCGGATGCCGGTGTGATGTCTTTCCAGGGCCAGCCTTATCAGCCGGCAAACCGTACGCAGGCTGAAAAGCTGGGCGTGCGCATGGTCATGCAGGAGTTGAACCTGCTGCCGACCCTGACGGTGGCTGAAAACCTGTTTCTGGATGACATGCCACGGTGCCTGGGCTGGATCGATCGCAAGGTTCTGCGCGAAAACGCTATCAAGGCCATGGCTCAAGTCGGGCTGGAAGCCATCGACCCGGATACGCTGGTCGGCGATCTTGGTATCGGCCACCAGCAGATGGTTGAAATCGCCCGTAACCTGGCAGGCGATTGTCATGTGCTGATTCTCGATGAGCCGACCGCGATGCTGACGTCGCGGGAAGTCGAGATGCTGTTCGAGCAGGTCAGTCGCCTGCAGGCGCGTGGCGTCTCGATCATTTATATCTCCCACCGTCTTGAGGAACTGGCCAGGGTCGCCCAGCGCATTGCTGTGTTGCGTGACGGCAAGCTGGTCTGCGTGGAGCCTATTGCCCGCTATGACAGCGAGCAACTGGTCACGCTGATGGTCGGGCGAGAGCTGGGTGAGCACATCGACATGGGGGCTCGGCAGATTGGTGAGGTCGCGCTGTCGGTCAAGGGCCTGGGGCGTGCTGGCAAGGTGCAGGACGTTTCGTTTCAGGTTCGCCGCGGCGAGATTTTCGGTATTTCCGGCCTGATCGGCGCGGGACGAACCGAGCTTTTGCGTCTGATCTACGGTGCCGACAAGGCCGATACCGGCAGCATCGAAGTGGGCCAGCCATTGCGTGAGGTGACCATCCGCTCACCGGCCGATGCCGTAGAGCATGGCATTGCGCTGATCACCGAAGACCGCAAGGGCGAGGGCCTGCTGATGTCGCAGTCGATCAGCGCCAACGTCGCGCTGGGCAATATGCCGGCCATCTCTCGCGGCGGTGTGGTCAGTGCCCGGGATGAGCTGGCCTTGGCGCAGCGGCAGGTCGCGGCCATGCGTATCCGCAGCTCCAGCCCGGCGCAACTGGTTTCGGAGCTTTCCGGCGGCAATCAGCAGAAGGTAGTGATCGGTCGCTGGCTGGAGCGTGACTGCCCGGTGATGCTGTTCGATGAGCCCACGCGGGGTATCGATGTGGGAGCCAAGTTCGACATCTACGCGCTATTGGGCGAACTGACTCGCCAGGGGCGAGCGCTGGTGGTGGTGTCCAGCGATCTGCGCGAACTCATGTTGATCTGTGACCGCATTGGCGTGCTGTCGGCAGGTCGCCTGATCGATACCTTCGAGCGCGACAACTGGACTCAGGATCAACTGCTCGCCGCTGCTTTTGCCGGCTATCAAAAACGTGATGCGTTGCTTAGCGAAGCGGCGCCCAGGAATG
- a CDS encoding sugar ABC transporter substrate-binding protein, which produces MKLPFAGRLLAAAILSAATAVTPLSFVHAQEAEKPKVALVMKSLANEFFRTMEEGAKAYQKEHSNDFDLVSNGIKDESDTASQIRIVEQMIVSRVDALVIAPADSKALVPVIKKAMDAGIQVVNIDNQLDASVLKSKNIEVPFVGPDNRKGARLVGEYLAKDLKAGDEVGIIEGVPTTTNAQQRTAGFKDAMEAAQLKIVSVQSGNWEIDKGNAVAAAMLNEYPNLKALLAGNDNMALGAVSAVRAAGKAGKVAVVGYDNINAIKPMLKDGRVLATADQSAAKQAVFGIEAALKLVRKQPVDSVNGVIETPVELVTKP; this is translated from the coding sequence ATGAAGCTGCCATTCGCTGGACGTCTTCTCGCTGCCGCTATTCTCTCTGCCGCCACGGCAGTCACGCCCCTCTCTTTCGTCCATGCGCAGGAGGCTGAAAAGCCCAAGGTCGCTCTGGTCATGAAATCACTGGCCAACGAGTTCTTCCGCACCATGGAAGAGGGTGCCAAGGCCTACCAGAAAGAACATTCCAACGACTTCGACCTGGTTTCCAACGGCATCAAGGATGAGTCCGATACGGCCAGTCAGATCCGTATCGTCGAGCAGATGATCGTCTCCAGGGTTGATGCACTGGTCATCGCGCCTGCCGACTCCAAGGCGCTGGTGCCGGTGATCAAGAAGGCGATGGATGCCGGTATCCAGGTCGTCAACATTGATAACCAGCTTGATGCCTCCGTGCTGAAAAGCAAAAACATCGAAGTGCCTTTTGTAGGCCCGGATAACCGCAAGGGCGCTCGTCTGGTGGGTGAGTACCTGGCCAAGGATCTGAAGGCAGGCGATGAAGTCGGCATCATTGAAGGTGTGCCGACCACCACCAATGCCCAGCAACGTACCGCTGGCTTCAAGGACGCCATGGAAGCGGCGCAATTGAAGATTGTTTCCGTGCAGTCCGGTAACTGGGAAATCGACAAGGGCAACGCCGTTGCTGCCGCCATGCTCAATGAGTATCCAAACCTCAAGGCGCTGCTGGCGGGCAACGACAACATGGCGCTGGGTGCAGTGTCGGCGGTGCGTGCTGCAGGCAAGGCGGGTAAGGTGGCGGTGGTCGGTTACGACAATATCAACGCCATCAAGCCGATGCTCAAGGATGGTCGAGTGCTGGCCACTGCTGATCAGTCCGCTGCCAAACAGGCGGTTTTCGGTATCGAAGCGGCCTTGAAACTGGTCAGGAAGCAGCCGGTCGATAGCGTCAATGGCGTGATCGAAACCCCCGTCGAACTCGTCACCAAACCCTGA
- a CDS encoding DUF1654 domain-containing protein, producing MARQSAAVTPSLPGSYERLGIRVQKIINSTTAQKARAALIFRQPDEPEDDWAQLLEEIAENDNVTLAWRDDGGVQIFWTLPKED from the coding sequence GTGGCAAGACAAAGCGCAGCAGTGACCCCCTCCCTTCCCGGCTCCTACGAACGCCTTGGCATCCGGGTGCAAAAAATCATCAACTCGACTACCGCCCAGAAAGCCAGGGCTGCCCTGATCTTTCGCCAGCCCGACGAGCCGGAAGACGACTGGGCTCAGTTGCTGGAAGAAATAGCCGAGAACGATAACGTCACCCTCGCCTGGCGCGATGACGGCGGCGTGCAAATTTTCTGGACATTGCCGAAGGAAGACTGA